GTCTTTGTCActgacaccccaccccccccaccgacAATATGTGACACGCAACTCACAGCCCTCAGCAAACCGCAGCAATCACAGTAAAGTGACCCGATTAAATATCCCGGAAGATGTCGGGATATTGTCCCCGCCCACATCGCAACAAAATACGATTGGCTAAGACAGctgtcaaaatcaaattcatGCCCACGTACGCAGGCTTTCGGTTAGCTGCGGAAGGTCCGGGCACGAGGGAGCCCCTGATTCACCCAGATACTCGGAAGAaaaattgtgattggtccatttgCCGTCCATTATGTTAACCCTCTGTTTGCCAAGACGTATTAGTCCAAGTTTATAACGACGATCtagaaattattactattatttcagtgaataaaaataatcaaaagataCTTATAAGGAGTACAAAAATCCTTTAAATATTCTTTCTTGGGTATTCACTGAATACATTGACGATCCAGACCAGAGGGTTCCCCTCGTCGTGAATACTATTCAGATTCACGACACTGTCGTGAATAGTAAAGCGCAGCGCTGAGCAGCCGGTAGAAGCGCCGCATAGCCTCTTCAGGGGAACGTGGTGGAGAGCTTTTCCACGGAGTATTTTCACATTTCTGTTATAAGTATTTTCAATAGTAATGAAACATGCCTGTAACGAACAGATATTTATGTTCTAGCTTAAGATTTTAAACTTATTCTGGACTTTGTGCTTATTGGACAGTTTAGTATTGTCTGTGTATTTCCACGTATGAGCTGAAGTCTTAAAAGCAGCATACGAGTCAATaagaaaacaagcggctggcttGTAGATTTCAGTCCAGCCACCTTAATACTgaatggtgcgtgtgtgcagtgcCAAACAATCCACCCTGTCTGCAATATTTAAATAGAGAAATGTGTTGTTTTGTTACACATTGTGTTTGATATGCTTTGTAAGGAGAAAGGGACTGAATCCACGGTGTGTTTTTATCCAGGTCCTGAATGAGAATGTTCCTCTTTCGGGGACTTTAAAAAAATGCGTTATAATgaaacaagcaacaaaaaaacaagcaacaaaaaaaaattgaatttttGAATTTTGGTAGTGTGAAGAGCACTGAATCAGGAATGTAGCCGAGGAAATGTTCAAGTGCCACCTTTTTCATGACAACGAGACTTTCTTTGGTTTGGTTTACACATTTATTCCATTTGTAAAGTCTTGAAATGCAAGTTAGCCTCAACTAGATCCAAGTTTTTACCTTTTCTAAGAACTCATCCGTATTCCTTACTGTGTAAATAAGTAGGTTATAAAATGCCCATATGTTTTGTGAATGTAAAGGTTGTGAATCATATTTGTATGCAGGCGATGTTTATAGACGCACTACGGCAACACCGACTAGTTCCGCTTCTCCTGTCACGACTGCGGCCAAGTTGGACCGCCTTGTCCAGCGGATGGAAGCGCCGCTGTTACCATAGCAACGCCCCGGATGCGCGGCTTGACGGACGGCAAGCTGAACTATATAAAACCAGTCTTTGTCAGTTTAAACCAATACTAGCTGTAGATCTCTTGAAAGATACCCGTGTGATTGAAGTAAATTAAATATTTTCATGCCTTTGTGTTCTGTCTTTTAtcataggtggggggggggtgaaggttaGGAGACTTTTTGTCCTTCTTAAATCCAAACCTGTGGTTTAAAAGACAGCAACAACATGGACCGAATCAGACTGTCCGTAATTACAAATGTaacaaaaaaacataaacaagTGTGGTCACAAATGTTTTCTCGATGCACACAAATGTTTCTCATTTTAGAtaaatttgggggaaaaaatctaCAAAtacaatttagaaaaaaaaacccactcatTTTGAAGTGATTGTACCTGTAAAACGTGAACGCTGCCAGATTCGTGCAGGCCTGCAGATTGTCGAATCTgcgtttgaaaatgcacactggaAGAAAAATTAGAAGCTGGATTCACAGACATGCCAAGTGGTTCCGCGAATAACTCCGTAATATGGGCTCAAGGAGTTCGGATTTGTTCAACATAGTCGCATAGACCCGCTTGACCTAACGTGTGTAAGTAAACCCAGCATGTCTCTCTTAGTGTGCATGTTTCTGACACCTCTGGGCACAGGGGCCACGTGTGTAACCCGCGCTAAACCCAAATTTGGACATCGTCATCAACGCGGCACTACGATAAGACGACGCAAAACCAAGAAGACGATTAGAGCTAATTGCGTTTTTGATAAATGTCTTATAGACCGACTATTTTGAAGGAAAAAGCATTATTTCTTCATATTTTTATGTACCCCTGGCATGAAAAAAACGCGTACCGGATGTGGCCGATTTCACACGTTTTACCGCGTTTGTTGACACGTGGTGTGAGTCACAGGGTCCGGGGGCCTCGCGTATCAATTGTTATTATGCGCAGATTTGCGCGTACACGCCCATGGGATTTctttagccctgaggtttgtctcacAGACCGGTGTAGAACCCCTGCATCTGGACACCCGTTGGCTAACGCGGGTGTCTGTGCAGGCCTGGGGGACGGATGGCTCGTTGCAAAGAGGTGTAGACAGCAGATGTCAGGAGGAAGGAATTGCAATTAACCGTCATGCTTTGTCGCAGCCTGTCAGGCAGTTTTGAGGGCTAAACAACTCCGTGGGTGTGTAAGGACAAATTTGCCCATTGATGCACGAGGCCGGCCGCGGGTGGGGGTACCTGGGCATGGCTGTGTGCGCGGACCAGCTGTTTAAAGTGCTGGTCATCGGAGAGCTGGGCGTCGGGAAAAGCAGCGTTATCCTGCGTTATGTCAAGAAACGCTTCAATGGCACGTACAAGGCGTCCGTCGGAGTCGACTTCGCCATGAAGACCGTCGACTGGGACCCGAGGACGGTGGTGAGGCTCCAGCTTTGGGACATCGCAGGTGAGGGTTATTCAACCAATccgcaatgaattttgtcagacgttgcacaccttgcatgattaagtgctgcgagatgattggtcgagtaagtacaagcagcgcTACCTGTGCAGgggtacaatgaaaatctgcaggatagggggttccttgaggactgggttgagaaacactgcgtatGGGCTGATAGCGATGAAGAGTCGGAGCTGGTGTCTACCTGCTGgccgggtgggtgggggtgggggggtctctgACGGTTCGTGTCGtgcacagtggcgcccccagaaatgtttcatcggggtggccactgaaaatcttggggtggcacacctaAAACCAAaatccatgactgaatttcgggaattctatgctgctgttgtaacgtgtactgtatagcctagtggaaaactgtcaagatgagagttaagaaaaatatacattattgatttaaatgaacagcacctgatgtaagatgtcagatagaagcatattatgcataatcagaagcatattctgcatatgcgactcgtggctgggggggggcagaggggggccagggatagtatcagagggtggccgtggccacccctggccaccccttgggggcgccactggtcgtGCATCAAAACTGTGATTGTGATTATTCACATGTTCGAAGTATCCATTCAAAGTGCACTTTGGCGCTGCGGCGGACGTGAAGTTCGTTTGATTCGTGCTTTAATTTAACCGCAGCGTGCAGAACCAAACGGACTTCCCTCACTCACTGGTCCAGCAGTCGTGTCGTTTACCTCCAAATTGGGGCGTTTTTCGTTTTCTACCGTGTTTCTTCTTCTGTTATTTCTTGAAGGTTTTCTGTGATCGGCGTCTTACTAGTGTATCCGTTGACAAACTAACGTTTGTCATCTGGTTTGAGGATTTGTCTTTAAAAGTCCCCTGACGACACAAGAAACAACAGGGAGGTCATTTTATTCTCAGCTCACTCACCGAAAGTCTGGAAATCTTTTAACGCAACAAATTCTTGCTACCATCCAGCAACTGGTGTCCTTCTACCTATACTACACGTTATATACTCTTATTACAACATGTCTCATACACTGAATGTGTCACTGTAATAAACTTTATCGTTTGATTTTCCCCATTCACTGCCTCTATATACTCTACATGATGTACTCTTGGCTATGACATGAGTACTATGTGGCAaatgtactattactactacatatAATGCTACTATGTCATGATTATAATGTAGCTAattcacaactactactactacatataaTGCTACTATGTCATGATTATAATGTAGCTAattcacaactactactactacatataaTGCTACTATGTCATGATTATAATGTAGCTAattcacaactactactactacatataaTGCTACTATGTCATGATTATAATGTAGCTAattcacaactactactactacatataaTGCTACTATGTCATGATTATAATGTAGCTAattcactactactgctacatatAATGCTACTATGTCatgattatctactactactttcggctgctcccgttaggggtcgccacagcggatcatccgtaatttatgatccgcatatttgatttggcaaagattttatgccggatgcccttcctgatgcaaccctccccatttgtccgggcttgggaccggcactaacgatgcactggcttgtgcatcctcagtggctgggttgctacTATGTCATGATTATAATGTAGCTAATTCACAACTACTGCTACATATAATGCTACTATGTCATGATTATAATGTAGCTAATTCTCTCCTACTGCTACATATAATGCTACTATGTCATGATTATAATGTAGCTAattcacaactactactacatatAATGCTACTATGTCATGATTATAATGTAGCTAAttcacaactactgctactacatatAATGCTACTATGTCATGATTATAATGTAGCTAattcactactactgctacatatAATGCTACTATGTCATGGTTATAATGTAGCTAattcacaactactactacatatAATGCTACTATGTCATGATTATAATGTAGCTAattcacaactactactactacatataaTGCTACTATGTCATGATTATAATATAGCTAATTCACAACTACTGCTACATATAATGCTACTATGTCATGATTATAATGTAGCTAATTCACAACTACTGCTACATATAATGCTACTATGTGATGATTATAATGTAGCTAATTCACAACTACTGCTACATATAATGCTACTATGTGATGATTATAATGTAGCTAattcacaactactactacatatAATGCTACTATGTCATGGTTATAATGTAGCTAattcactactactgctacatatAATGCTACTATGTCATGATTACAATGTAGCTAATTCACAACTACTGCTACATATAATGCTACTATGTCATGATTATTATGTTGCTAACGCACTACTACTACTCCATATAGTacaactatgatatgattactatgtagctaATTCGCTATCACTACTTCTTCATATAGcgctactatgatatgattactatgtagcgctCTATGATGCCAGTTGGTTACACTCGAATTTATCTGCACATCGCTGACCGCATTTGATAAATATACGTAAATGTATCTCATTTAAATAAGTTAGGAGAAATGCTCTGTCATTATATGAAATTCAAAGCAGGTTCAATGTTTATTTTCTCACTTTATTCCAACCCACACCAACCCCTGCAAAAATATTTCTAGTATAAGATAGGTGGAGCACAACCTACAGTAAACCTGATTCCGTCTTTCTCCAAGGCCAGGAGCAATTCAAGGAGATGTCCAGGGTGTTTTACAAGGGGGCCATGGGAGCCTTGGTTGTCTTTGACCTCTCTAAAGGGTCCACCTTAGAGGCTGCGTCTGCGTGGAAGCAGGATCTAGACAGCAAAATCCGGCTGGAAAGCGGAGGCCCCATCCCTGCTGTACTGCTAGCCAACAAATGTGACCTGGCAGAGTGGGACCAAAACCTGTGCTCCTCCTTGGACCACTTCTGTAAAGAGAACAGCTTCCTCGGCTGGTTTGAGACCTCAGCAAAGGTGTGTCTGCTGTGTTATTTGTTATAAAAGAAAACAGGTAAACGGTGTCTACagggcaggggcggatctacagggtggcaaggggtggcagctg
The DNA window shown above is from Lampris incognitus isolate fLamInc1 chromosome 16, fLamInc1.hap2, whole genome shotgun sequence and carries:
- the rab32b gene encoding ras-related protein Rab-32; the protein is MAVCADQLFKVLVIGELGVGKSSVILRYVKKRFNGTYKASVGVDFAMKTVDWDPRTVVRLQLWDIAGQEQFKEMSRVFYKGAMGALVVFDLSKGSTLEAASAWKQDLDSKIRLESGGPIPAVLLANKCDLAEWDQNLCSSLDHFCKENSFLGWFETSAKDNVNIDEAALLLIQHMMQCRPGRSSEDDRKDGIKVNLVPEETCHSQSQCCGARCGQSSPASPGREKREEISSTCFLADALLEEMCEVATRRCTLRRRLCY